The DNA segment TGTCGTTCACTGCTGCAAATCTAATAAGAATGGGGCTTAGCCCGCTTTGTTTTTAGTTTAACCGGACACTACTGAATTTTATTAGACGACACCCCGCTACAGATGGGAAACTCAGAACAAATATTCCCCCGGGCTTTATCACCCGGGAGATTTCGGCCACAAGATCCGCTCTGTCTTCCGGTTGGATTATATGAATCAGCACCGCATGGCACAGGACAAAATCGAAATACCCATCCTCGAATGGCAAAGCCTGCCCGCGAGCCAGAGATACCATGCTAAATCCACTCTGCCTGGCAAGCGAGGCCCTTTCCACGGTATTTCGAACACCGCTTTTTTGCGGTTGGCTTTCTTCTGCTTATTGCTCAGAGGGCGGTTTCTTCTGCCCTTGTCCAGTACTCCGCAATAGACCCCGTCTTTACGGCATTGGCGCTTCAACTCATCATTGGCATATGCCTTGTCTGCGAAGATAGAACGTTCATCTTTTGCTGTTTCAATTTTGAAATGGTGAATATCGGCTAAAATGTGTAATCGCCTACAGAGTGGCTGTGCTGCTTGCTCCTTATTTTTCCCACTTGCAAGGTGAGAGCTGGGTTTGGTATATTCGAGGGCGAACCATACTTGATGCTTCTTGACGGAAGTGGAACCCCTAAACTTTGATATGAGGAATGTCGGATAACCGGCAATCTACCGCGTTCTTTTCCAATGACCAGCGAACATTCCAACAACAGCTTATCATCCAAGTCCAGGTTCCTGCTCGGTTGCCTGGCATTCTGGGCGATGGAGACGGCGCTTGCAGGCAGCCCAGCCGCAGAACTGCGCTGGTGGCAGTTTCGCCTGTACGCTTTGGCCTGGTACTCTACGTGGGGCCTGCTGATGGACCAACTTTCGGTTGCGGCTACCAGGCTCATCGGCTTTGTCGAACACAGGTCCTTTGGCACGTTTCAGGCTGTTTTCTACGGTTTCGCCAACGCCCTACTTGTTTTCGGCGGACTCCTGCTGGCCCGACAAGCTCCTCTGTGGCCGGTTTTGCCGGCGCTGGCCACCGAGGTTATCATAGTGCTTATCCTGCGGCGACCGATAATCAACGCAAAGTTCCGCCTACAGGCAGTTCCGGCGATAATATGTTTCAACATCTTGCTGCTTGCCGTCTTTGCGGAGCAACGCGCAGGCACTGCCGCCCTGCTTGCGCCGACGTGGTGGCTGAAAATCCTGATCGCCACGCTGGCCTCCCTGGCGGCATTCAAGCTGCTCTGCCTGGCGTTCCGGAGACTGGCCGCTGGTATTGCTCCCAGAACGGGTGCAGCAGTCGGGGTTTCCCTTGCTCTTCTGCTATGGCTTGCGATCGCATCCGAGAATTTCCTGTACAGGTTCAACAGCTTTTACCCAAGAATTTCCTGCAGGGCCGCGGCGGCAGCAAATCCCGGCGCCGATGCCGCCGGGCATCCGAATATCGTCTTTATCCTGGTCGACTGCCTCCGCGCCGACAGACTGGGCTGTTACGGATACACCCCGGGCACAACGCCTAATATCGACAGTTTCGCCCGCAACGCCGCCGTCTTCACCCGCGCTTACGCCAACACACCCCTGACCAGAGCCAGCGTGGCCACGATGTTCACCGGCTTGTACCCTTTCGAACACGGCGTTCTGACCGGAAGGGATTTCTTTATCCTGCCCGATTCGCTGACAACGTTAGCTGAAACAATGAGCATGGGGGGATACCATACCGCCGCGATGATCGCCGGCAACCCCAACGTTTCTGCCTGGAGCAATTTCGACCAGGGATTCGAAGAGTTCATTTACTTCGACAGCTGGCTGCTGAACAAGCCGTACCTTGTTTTCGCGCTTCAGCAGAGGCCCAATTACATGGACGGGCAACGGCTGACCGACGAGGTTGTGGAATGGCTGGACCGACGAGGTTTTCAGCAACCGTTCATGCTTTATTTGCACTACATGGATACCCACAAGCATTATCACCCTCCGCCCTGGCATCCGGTAATCGAATCCTCAAGCTACGCAGACGGGACCACGCCGGTCGAACTCTACGACAACCAAGTCAGGCTGGTGGACTATGAGTTCGGTAGAGTTATCGAGGCATTAAAAAACAACGGGCTCTACGACAACACAGTCGTAATCCTGACAGCCGATCACGGCGAAAGCTTGGGAGAACACGGCAGGCATGGTCACGGCTCTTCGCTCTACCAGCAACAGATACATGTCCCGCTGATCGTCCGGCTGCCCGGCGAAGAAGGGGGCAAAGTCTGTGACGGGCTCATAGGTCTAATCGACATTCCAGAGCTGGTGCTCGCTGCATTGCGGTACAAGCCTCCCGGTTTCTGCAGCACCCTGCTGAGCCGGGCGGGCGATGAGCATCTGTTTACGGTGTTGCATGGCGAAGACCGGCTGACCACCGCCGTTCTGCAGGGCGATTGGAAACTGCTCCACCGGGAAGCAGGTGAAAACACATGGGAGCTGTATAACCTGGCAACGGATCCTCAGGAAAGCACAAATTTGTACTTTCAAGAAAAAGTCCTGGGAGACATGCTTAGAAAGGCGCTGCTTTCATTCGAGGAGGAAACCGGTGCGGTGGCGGGCAAAAGCGTATCGCGGCAATCCGGGGTCTCCCCGGAGGAGCTCGAGCGCTTGAAGGCGCTGGGTTACATCAAGTAGGCTCCGGCGGATGCTGTCAACTCGGAGCGTCTTCGATCCTTCTTCGTTTCTATCCGGAATCCTTACGTAAAGCCCGGGAAAAACTGATACAGATCAGCAGGATACTTATGCTGAACGGCCCCGCCGTTCAGTTGTCAACTTTGAAAGAATAGCCTGCGCCTAAAAGTTTCAGCCCCCGATCTGTTGACCCCAAAACGCGTTTATTGATTCAAATCAATCTGCATTTTTTTCTAATGATACTCATAGTCATCCAGAGAATTCAATTTAACATCTT comes from the Candidatus Glassbacteria bacterium genome and includes:
- a CDS encoding class I SAM-dependent methyltransferase; its protein translation is MVSLARGQALPFEDGYFDFVLCHAVLIHIIQPEDRADLVAEISRVIKPGGIFVLSFPSVAGCRLIKFSSVRLN
- a CDS encoding sulfatase-like hydrolase/transferase translates to MTSEHSNNSLSSKSRFLLGCLAFWAMETALAGSPAAELRWWQFRLYALAWYSTWGLLMDQLSVAATRLIGFVEHRSFGTFQAVFYGFANALLVFGGLLLARQAPLWPVLPALATEVIIVLILRRPIINAKFRLQAVPAIICFNILLLAVFAEQRAGTAALLAPTWWLKILIATLASLAAFKLLCLAFRRLAAGIAPRTGAAVGVSLALLLWLAIASENFLYRFNSFYPRISCRAAAAANPGADAAGHPNIVFILVDCLRADRLGCYGYTPGTTPNIDSFARNAAVFTRAYANTPLTRASVATMFTGLYPFEHGVLTGRDFFILPDSLTTLAETMSMGGYHTAAMIAGNPNVSAWSNFDQGFEEFIYFDSWLLNKPYLVFALQQRPNYMDGQRLTDEVVEWLDRRGFQQPFMLYLHYMDTHKHYHPPPWHPVIESSSYADGTTPVELYDNQVRLVDYEFGRVIEALKNNGLYDNTVVILTADHGESLGEHGRHGHGSSLYQQQIHVPLIVRLPGEEGGKVCDGLIGLIDIPELVLAALRYKPPGFCSTLLSRAGDEHLFTVLHGEDRLTTAVLQGDWKLLHREAGENTWELYNLATDPQESTNLYFQEKVLGDMLRKALLSFEEETGAVAGKSVSRQSGVSPEELERLKALGYIK